In the genome of Nycticebus coucang isolate mNycCou1 chromosome 12, mNycCou1.pri, whole genome shotgun sequence, one region contains:
- the WNT1 gene encoding proto-oncogene Wnt-1: MGHWTLQPGCVSATLLLALAALPAALAANSSGRWWGIVNVASSTNLLTDSKSLQLVLEPSLQLLSRKQRRLIRQNPGILHSVSGGLQSAVRECKWQFRNRRWNCPTAPGPHLFGKIVNRGCRETAFIFAITSAGVTHSVARSCSEGSIESCTCDYRRRGPGGPDWHWGGCSDNIDFGRVFGREFVDSGEKGRDLRFLMNLHNNEAGRTTVFSEMRQECKCHGMSGSCTVRTCWMRLPTLRAVGDVLRDRFDGASRVLYGNRGSNRASRAELLRLEPEDPAHKPPSPHDLVYFEKSPNFCTYSGRLGTAGTAGRACNSSSPALDGCELLCCGRGHRTRTQRVTERCNCTFHWCCHVSCRNCTHTRVLHECL, encoded by the exons ATGGGGCACTGGACGCTCCAGCCTGGCTGTGTTTCTGCTACGCTGCTGCTGGCACTGGCAGCTCTGCCCGCAGCCCTGGCTGCCAACAGCAGTGGCCGATGGTG GGGCATCGTGAATGTAGCCTCCTCCACGAACCTGCTTACTGACTCCAAAAGTCTGCAGCTGGTGCTGGAGCCCAGTCTGCAGCTGCTGAGCCGCAAACAGCGGCGTCTGATTCGCCAGAACCCGGGGATCCTGCACAGCGTGAGCGGGGGGCTGCAGAGTGCAGTGCGCGAGTGCAAGTGGCAGTTCCGGAATCGCCGCTGGAACTGCCCCACAGCTCCAGGGCCCCACCTCTTCGGCAAGATCGTCAACCGAG GCTGTCGGGAAACGGCTTTTATCTTCGCCATCACCTCCGCCGGGGTCACCCATTCGGTGGCCCGCTCCTGCTCAGAGGGCTCCATTGAGTCCTGCACATGCGACTACCGGAGGCGCGGCCCTGGGGGCCCTGATTGGCACTGGGGGGGCTGCAGCGACAACATTGACTTCGGCCGCGTCTTCGGCCGGGAGTTCGTGGACTCTGGAGAGAAAGGGCGGGACCTGCGCTTTCTCATGAACCTTCACAACAATGAGGCGGGCCGCACG ACCGTGTTCTCCGAGATGCGCCAAGAGTGCAAGTGCCATGGGATGTCTGGCTCGTGCACAGTGCGCACGTGCTGGATGCGGCTGCCCACACTGCGCGCCGTGGGCGACGTGCTGCGCGACCGCTTTGACGGCGCCTCCCGCGTCCTCTACGGCAACCGCGGCAGCAACCGCGCGTCGCGGGCGGAGCTGCTGCGCCTTGAGCCTGAAGACCCGGCCCACAAGCCACCCTCCCCGCACGACCTCGTATACTTCGAGAAATCACCGAACTTCTGCACCTACAGCGGACGCCTGGGTACAGCGGGCACTGCAGGACGCGCCTGTAACAGCTCGTCGCCCGCGCTGGACGGCTGCGAGCTGCTCTGCTGTGGCCGGGGCCACCGCACGCGCACGCAGCGCGTCACTGAGCGCTGCAACTGCACGTTCCACTGGTGCTGCCACGTCAGCTGTCGCAACTGCACACACACGCGCGTACTGCACGAGTGTCTGTGA
- the WNT10B gene encoding protein Wnt-10b translates to MLEEPRPPPPPSGLAGLLFLALCSRALCNEILGLKLPGEPPLTANTVCLTLSGLSKRQLGLCLRSPDVTASALQGLHIAVHECQHQLRDQRWNCSALEGGGRLPHHSAILKRGFRESAFSFSMLAAGVMHAVATACSLGKLVSCSCGWKGSGEQDRLRAKLLQLQALSRGKSFPHSLPSPGSGSGPSPGPQDTWEWGGCNHDMDFGEKFSRDFLDSREAPRDIQARMRIHNNRVGRQVVTENLKRKCKCHGTSGSCQFKTCWRAAPEFRTVGAALRERLGRAIFIDTHNRNSGAFQPRLRPRRLSGELVYFEKSPDFCERDPTMGSPGTRGRACNKTSHLLDSCGSLCCGRGHNVLRQTRVERCHCRFHWCCYVLCDECKVTEWVNVCK, encoded by the exons ATGCTGGAGGAGCCCCGGCCGCCGCCTCCGCCCTCGGGCCTCGCGGGTCTCCTGTTCCTGGCGCTGTGCAGTCG GGCTCTCTGCAATGAGATTCTGGGTCTGAAATTGCCCGGTGAACCGCCCCTGACGGCCAACACCGTGTGCTTGACGCTGTCTGGACTCAGCAAGCGACAACTAGGCCTGTGCCTGCGCAGCCCCGACGTGACAGCGTCTGCGCTTCAGGGTCTGCACATTGCGGTCCACGAGTGTCAGCACCAGCTGCGCGACCAGCGCTGGAACTGCTCAGCGCTGGAGGGCGGCGGCCGCCTGCCGCACCACAGCGCCATCCTCAAGCGCG GTTTCCGTGAGAGTGCTTTTTCCTTCTCCATGTTGGCTGCTGGCGTCATGCATGCGGTAGCCACGGCCTGCAGCCTGGGCAAACTGGTGAGCTGCAGCTGCGGATGGAAGGGCAGTGGTGAGCAGGATCGGCTGAGGGCCAAACTGCTGCAGCTGCAGGCACTGTCCCGAGGCAAGAGTTTCCCCcactccctgcccagccctggctctggctcaggccccagccctggcccccaggACACATGGGAATGGGGTGGCTGTAATCATGACATGGACTTTGGAGAGAAGTTCTCTCGGGATTTCTTGGATTCCAGGGAAGCTCCCCGGGACATCCAGGCACGAATGCGAATCCACAACAACAGGGTGGGGCGCCAG GTGGTAACTGAAAATCTGAAGCGGAAATGCAAGTGCCATGGCACGTCAGGCAGCTGCCAGTTCAAGACATGCTGGAGGGCAGCTCCAGAATTCCGGACCGTGGGGGCCGCATTGAGGGAGCGGCTGGGCCGGGCCATCTTCATTGATACCCACAACCGCAATTCTGGAGCCTTCCAACCTCGCCTGCGTCCCCGTCGTCTCTCAGGAGAGCTGGTGTACTTTGAGAAGTCTCCTGACTTCTGTGAGCGAGACCCCACCATGGGCTCCCCAGGCACGAGGGGCCGGGCCTGCAACAAGACCAGCCACCTGTTGGATAGCTGTGGCAGCCTGTGCTGCGGCCGTGGGCACAATGTGCTCCGGCAGACCCGAGTTGAACGCTGCCATTGCCGCTTCCACTGGTGCTGCTATGTGCTGTGTGATGAGTGCAAGGTCACAGAGTGGGTGAATGTGTGTAAGTGA